In a single window of the Rhodopirellula bahusiensis genome:
- a CDS encoding FkbM family methyltransferase — MPKKTIGQRIAQLFRKPWKTLTNSRYREFRRAYNQFRSDGIPTKRYEFDDLGSKSIVLDLGGFRGEWADDIHARYGSTVHVFEPHPRFASELQSKYADHPSIHVHEVALSSSDGELILSDTGDASSAIREGEKSINGRRVETGAYLQSIGVDHADLMKVNIEGGEYDILPHLASLGWLERIETIQVQFHDLCESSDDDRESIRRDLAQSHGEDWCYPFVWEQWSKPADVIRMPKRAA; from the coding sequence CTCAGCTCTTTCGCAAGCCTTGGAAGACGCTCACCAACTCTCGTTACCGTGAATTTCGACGGGCGTACAACCAATTCCGAAGCGACGGGATCCCGACCAAGCGATACGAGTTTGATGACCTCGGATCCAAATCCATCGTCTTGGACCTAGGCGGTTTTCGCGGCGAGTGGGCCGATGACATTCACGCTCGCTACGGCTCAACCGTGCATGTCTTTGAACCGCACCCGCGATTCGCATCCGAACTGCAATCCAAATACGCCGACCACCCATCCATTCATGTGCACGAGGTCGCACTGAGCAGTTCCGACGGAGAGCTGATTCTGTCCGATACCGGCGACGCCTCCTCCGCGATTCGCGAAGGAGAAAAGTCGATCAATGGTCGCCGAGTCGAAACCGGTGCGTACTTGCAGTCGATCGGTGTCGATCACGCGGATCTGATGAAGGTGAACATCGAGGGAGGCGAATACGATATCCTGCCTCACCTCGCCAGCCTCGGATGGCTGGAACGGATCGAAACCATCCAGGTCCAATTCCATGACCTCTGCGAATCCAGCGACGACGATCGCGAAAGCATCCGCCGAGACCTCGCGCAGTCACATGGCGAAGATTGGTGCTACCCATTCGTTTGGGAACAATGGTCCAAACCCGCCGACGTGATCCGGATGCCCAAACGCGCCGCCTGA